Part of the Spinacia oleracea cultivar Varoflay chromosome 5, BTI_SOV_V1, whole genome shotgun sequence genome, TGAAGGTCCAATAACTCGTACTCGTCGTCGTCGTCCTGATGGggtgaaaaaaacaaaaaggaaagGTAAATCTGTTGCTAGTTCTGGTATTCAAAATGTTGGTAGTtctgaaattcaaaatttagaGTCTTTTACTCAAGCCCTGTCAGAGATGAATGTgataaaaggaaaacacaaagatGTTGACGAGAGGCGTATTGATGTAGCGGAACGTATGCTCGAGTATCAAAAGGAATGAGATGCCATCAAAGCTCGGAAAAAAGAGGGGGAAAAGAGGTTGAAGTTATTTAGTGTCCTTCTTGCAAAACCAAATCTATCTGAAGACGAAAAAGAAAGTTATCTGAAATTAAAGCAAGAATTTGCACATCTTTTAGGCTAGTTTAGACATCAATTAAGTTAGCCAAACTATCTATATTAGTTTTAATTGATGTAATGTTacctttattgttttaaatttccTTTGTAATATTTTATTGTTATTTCTTAATGTAATGAAGTtcatgttttattataatttctCTATTTCTATtaactttaaaaaatatttttcgcaaataataatataattaatactAACTCCACAATGAGAAATATTCTATACACCTGCAAAATTTACTGCATGCTACATTGAATTGTCACATTTGATACATTGAATTGTCACATTTGATACATTGAATTGTCAGAAAGTATCATCTTTTACAGTTATGTGTGCCCATACATTGAATTCTCACACAAAAGAAATCTACAAACCTTATCAGAAATCTAATCTATTGGAGTTGGTTccccatttatttatttatcaatGAAGAAAATCTGTAAACCTTATCAAAAATCACATTTGTTATACTTTAATGCCCGTACATCATAAACAATAGTTATTTTCTTTGAATTATTTCACAAGGTCTATATAAGGGGGTTTTACTTCATAGTTTAACACACAAATATAAGTATCATTTCTCCAACAAAACACTCTCCTCCTCTCAACAAAAAATATAACAAATGAACTCTGATTCAAATTCTTCTAGTTCATCTAGTTCAGGGTTATTTGACTACATGGTGAACGACTTTGTAGAGTGGCATGAATCAATTACTGAAAGGCGAAAAGAAGATGAATTGATCGAGGAAGCGATCAATACATCTGTTGTTCCCCTGGTAACCTCTACTTATCAGGTCCCCTTCACTCCTGAACCTACGTACCAAAGGTGGTATGTACCAAGAGATCGAGAAGATGCTGATATACGGCTATATAACGACTACTTTAGTCCCCGACCATTGTACACAGACGATATGTTTCACCGACGATTTCGCATGCGTAAAAATGTGTTCACACGCATTGTTAACCAGTTAAGAGAAAGTAATGTTTACTTTCAACAAAGGCCAGATGACACCGGAAGACTAGGTGCATCCCCCCTCCAAAAATGCACTGCAGCAATTCGAATGTTAGCATACGGTACATCAGCCGATGCAGTTGACGAATATCATAAACTCGCGTCAAGTACTGCAAGGGAATGTCTCTATCACTTTGTTGAAGGGGTCGTCTCTGAATTTGGACCGGAGTATTTGAGGAGGGCGAATACTACGGATACTAAGCGACTCCTCCGCGAAAGTCATATTCGTGGATTTCCTGGCATGATGGGAAGCATTGATTGTATGCACTGGGAGTGGAAAAATTGTCCACGTGCATGGAAAGGAATGTATCAAGGGAGAAGTAAAACATCGACTATAATCTTAGAGGCTGTTGCTTCACAAGACTTGTGGATATGGCATGCTTTCTTTGGTACACCAGGTTCTTGTAATGATATAAATGTCCTCCAGCGGTCACCGGTGTTCTCTGATATTTGTGAGGGTAGAGCTCCAGATGTCAGCTTCAATGTCAACGGAAATACATACAATATGGGATATTATCTTACCGACGGTATCTATCTAAAATGGGCAACATTTATCCCAACAATCAAACATCCACAAACCGGTAAGCATAAATTATTTACCAAGAAGCAAGAGAGTTACCGAAAGGACGTTGAACGTGCCTTTGGAGTGTTACAAGCTCGATTTGCAATAATACGTCAACCAGGTCTAGCTTGGTCGACTGAAATTTTATGGAAAATCGTAATGGCATGTATTATCATGCACAATATGATTGTCGAAGATGAGCGAGATGGATATTTGCATTACGATGCATCGGAATTTATCAATGATCAACCTCAAAATGTAGTTGGATCATCAAACGGTAACAACAACCAACCATTTATCGTGAGAAATGGACGATTGGATAGGCTCAATTTAAGTGGTTATATGGCGAACAGAAATAATGTTCGTGATAGGGAGACCCATATTGCATTAAAAAATGACTTGGTTGAGCATATATGGGGTCGTTTCGGCAACGAATGAAAAGATTAAGAAGACCAAAGTCGTTGTTAATGTAGATTGTATTTTAAATGTTTATGCATTTCGTTGTTTTATAAATTATGTGATCtaaattttatgttattttaattttcatttcgaattcaaaataaataaattaaatagctTACATAATAAAAtgctttaattaaaaaataatatacgATGTCATtagttttattaattaattatgtaagCTCAATAACTAAAAATAATTAGTAATACATAAGAGAGAGAATAAATGGTGGGGTATTGATAAAATTAGGAGAGAGAGTGGTGGGCAACCTCATCattgaagaaaaataaatgaGGTGACTCATAAGTGACTCAAGATAGTGGAAAGTGATGTGGATGATGACGTGGAAGAGAAATAAGATCATGTATGATTgtgagtaaggtcctgtttagttcaccttatttctcctgatctgatctgatctgatctggtctggtctgatctgatctgaacttattttttctgatctgatctgatctgatctgatctgatctggtctgatctgatctgatctgattcttcataattaagtttaaacaaaaatctacatttattaatattaaacgacttacgtgtaaaataaatgtttacacaaatttattgtaacaccccgacaattctctcttttctaaaataatcttttaatataaaacgtagagaattatcaaggcattatcgcccgtgtgaaaacgtaacggcttattcagaattttgcagcggaaaacataaaactaactttaggtttataaataatcgattacatatttagtccccaaaaatcaaccaacgaaaataaggaaatataaatagtacgacaagtttaaagtcccaattaacaaacccaagtcaacttagcaaatcaaaactaaatacaagctctctattcccgatcccaatgatgcaacatcttcaaacctgcagatggacaatgcttattgatccttagagactgctcaccaaagattgggtcatcacaggatcaataaggcatagccatgatcaacatgcacaagcaaaagcacgtaatcagcaaagctgagtactacatactaaaacaataataatcctaacatgatactattgaaCGAACAcacctaacatggtactaataaaacacgagtaagggtagacaaaacatgttaatttgacgACAACACTTTACTAGGCTAGGCtacactggactagacttttacaacaataacattattttatttgaaatagtcaatggaccgagttgctactagaaacttcttcttcttcactaaggaagacgaggtacgggcgcgactccgtaaaccccaatgacctgcgatatcgagggacttttaaataaaaatagaaccggtgatcaatccggccccagaaaaagtcataggctacccatgaccccaactcctgattgtccgtcactttagacgtgcacagtctaaagctattgctactcattttcactttacatgacttaacttttaatacttggttatgactcatcaaacataaatactatattcaacaagtaaacacaacttcttttatctttgaattaaacaagtgatcacaacgttcaaccaagagccaattccaactattttaatccttcctttatccatatttaaaaacctttattaggtataaggttcaactaccaaacaaggtcctcggcccttataaagtagtgaaaatctaaagaggaacaacgatcaataaagatctaaaccaatattaaatactaTAAAGTTCCTCAAaacaacatgcttgcatcaatattccatgctaacatgattcaattcttataaataaagttctatgctcagcgcattaattcaacgacattgaacatgaaattccaacataaacaagttcataaatatattcatcatattctcaatacaacacacatccaagcacacaggtatgtacgtaccttgtgtaaacaaactgataggccactttaacactttcaaaagtcgcctaaagagaattctccgcctaaaacaaccaacaaataatcccaatcaattcctaatcattgacaaccataagagagcattctaaatgcatcctaaacatatttagaactttccccaatatcaaaacttaaacatttgatttcctagcatcataattattgaactagtgattgaaattcgtcgaaaactttttgcaaacatcgtactttaaattctcagcaatataaattcatttaaaaacttcaccaaggtcaatctacgttcctagtacgtcaaaacaataaatttaataatccatactcaacctaccatgatttacaatcataaaaccttgaatttcatactttaaacaatcaaaaccaatatttcaaattaattagataatctgaaaattaataactttattatataattcgtataatcttaaatttataatttaaatcacaaaaaccATAACTTCAATTCAAGGAAACATAACTCGGATTAACAAAACATGATTAAGTCCTaactaaatttttttaattaaccaaaactaataataattcgtttataattagcaacaccaaaactgaaaatcaaattcaagccataaaattataaatttaatactaagaacataattaaaattaaaaactataattaattaaaataattagttacttagggtttaagaaataaccaagaaaatAGGAAGAGAGGTGCTGGCCGGCGGTAGGGAGCTACGGCAGCGGACGGTGCTCAGGGGAACTCGGCGACACGGCTGGGCGCAAGTGGTGGTTGCGGTTGGGCTCTTGGTCGCGGCTGGGCAAAGCAGTTTCTGTCGTGGGTAAGCAACAAGCAAGGAGAGAGGAGGAGAAGGAGAGTGCCGGCTATACAGGTACAGCGGCTGTGCGACGCGGTGGAGCACGGTGGCGTCGCAGTGAGGCTGGCGGTTGGCCGTGAGAGGGAGAGCACGAAAAGAACAGAGACagaaggaggaagaagaaaaagaacaagagaAGTTAGGGtgagaaaagaataaacaacaaGATAACGAGAGGAGGAGGAGCAGATTACCAATCAAAGAAGGAGCGGGGAAGCGACACCGGCGGCGGTTGGCGGCAGGCTGCGCAAGAAGCAGTGAGAAGGTTTTTGTGTTGAGGCTTCACGTGAAAGGAGAGAAGATAACGTGGGTTGTGAGttgagatgagagagaaattgtATGGGTAAACTTTTGGGTTTAGAGGTTTATTTGGGCTTGGGTATTttaattgggctagaattaggattcttTTTCTAGTTTAATAGTGTTCGAGTCCGAACCCGGATGGAAATACTTTTCTAAAACCGAATTGTTTCTATGTTTCAAATCGTTTTCGAATTATGATTCTAAatatttgatttcataaatcattaaaatatttgaaatgcatttaaataaaataatatacattcaatatgtatatatatatacattcaataaaataatacattcaataaaataatatacattatatatatatatatatatatttcatttgaatataattaattaaacgttaaaatatattaataattttataaatttacgggagATTACATTTATAATATtgatattatttatttgactttgctcatgatttaactattccttatattagatagacctagacatgatctagatagatcggttatgatttattcatataagttctgatgtggatatgatctgtacagatcgattctaatctggacatgatttgtacagatcgattctgatatggacatgatttgtacagatctgtTCTGTTTGgacatgatcagttctgatctggacatgatctgtacagttcagttctgatctggacatgatctgtacatactagttctgatctggacatgatctgtacagactagttctgatctggacatgatatgtatagaccagttctgatatggacatgatctgtacagttcagttctggacatgatctgtacataccagttctgatctggacatgagatgtatagttcagttctgatctggacatgatctgtacagatcaggtctgatctgaacatgatctgtacagatcaggtgtgatctggacatgatctgtacagatcatttctgatctagacatcatctgtacatatcatttctgatctgatcatgatctgtacagaccagttctgatctggtcatgatcacTATTAATCAATtctaatatggacatgatctttgccGATCAATTCcgatctgaacataatctgtacagagtcgatatctagaccagttaTAATATGGACATATcaattctgatctagacatgatctgtacaaatcgattttgatctgaacatattggttatgTAAGAATTGGatctgatgtagacaagatctttacagatttgaacatgatctggacatgatctgtacagatcagttatcATATGGATATTATCTTATTCTATCAGTTCTGGTctagatatatactccgtagtagttttgatctataaaaatcagttttgatatggacatgacctgatcatatcatttctgatctggacttaatggttttaatttggacatgatgaatttgaatgttttattaatgtttttttatgccttaagtaATAGGTTTTAATTGCACTGACAACaaaattcttttttattaaagcaataatagtaataaataataaatataataacaatgatataaataataataacaatcatcatcataataatctgatctgatctgatctgatctgatctggtctgatctgaacttattttttctaatctgatctgatctggtctgatctgatctgatttaattaaatctgaaataagtaataagatcctgaaataaggtgaactaaacagggcctaagtaGGGTAGTAACTTACCACTACTCATGCTCTTAGTGGGTGCATCCCCTTTCTATGGTAATGTTATGAGTCACCACCTACAATGGTGAGTTAACTCACAAGTAGGAGAGAGGGTGTTATGAGTTATTTACGACTCACCGCTTGCGTTCTGAAATAGGCATGAGCTTCTCCTAGAATAGGCTCGATTGCTCTTCCTTTCTTCTCCCATGTTGCTTCTACATCACTCTGAATATCCATATTCTGGTAAACATATCAAAACAACCCATCGCCATATTCACCCTTCTTTGTCAAAAAAATCTGCGTTTTCACCAGAATAATCTCCTAATTACAGGACCACAACAAATTCCTTTATTTATCCCAACGATTAGCCATTGATAGACGCAGAGCAGTTAACAATGACAGATGTGATCCAGCACAAGGCTTACGCCAGAATCGGATTGCTAGGAAATCCAAGCGATGTCTACTATGGCAATACTATTTCGATCAGCATCACCAATTTCTGGGCTTCTGTTAAATTGGAGCCGTCTGAACACCTCATTGTTAAACCCCACCATTTTCACGATCTTGTCGAGTTTGATTCTCTCAACCACCTGGTATTTCTCTCTCGCTTCAGTTTCTTATTTTGGGTTGTTGAATTTGTATATCCCTAATGCTTTTATATGTTGTTGTTTAATCTGATTTTGGCAATGTAATTGATGTATGGAAGTTATACTATGTGCTTGATTTTGATTACTGTTATATAATTGGACTTATTATTTAGAGGGGCTACTAGGGTTCATTTCGAAATTCGAGTTAACCAATTGTTAGTACTTAGTACATATGTAGGAATCAAGACAGTAGAAAGTAGAAACCACACAATTCTACTGTTTAATTGGTGAATTTAACTGATACACAGTACTTGTATTTGACAATGTTAGGGACACTTAGGATGTACCATCAAAAGTTGGGTTTGGGTTGGTAGAAGCCAGTGATGGAGTTACCTTGTGTAGTTTTGCTAGCTTCGATCAATAGGGGGCTTAACAAAAGTTCCAAATGAATGATCTGGACCCAGTTCTGTTTTCATTACCAGTTTATCACTGATGATCTCCTCATTACCACTTATTTTTGCGATGTCCATACCCATTGCCTACGTCTCAGGTGTCACTTTCGAGCTTTCCTAGCACCTGGATTGTGAATGAGAGCTGAAAATGTTAAGTTACCGGGTCTATCATAATCTATTGTAGACTTGTAGTTCTTTCCCAAATCTTATCCTACTAAATCTTCTATCAACTGGTTGGAGAAAGAGACTCGGCTGTTTTATCCCTGTTTTATGCTAGGTCCACCAAGAGTGTAGTGGGGCTGAATTGTTGCTAGGAAATTGTGCTTGTTTCTCTTTTATGTTGAAGGTTTATTGACATTTTTTGAGGAATTGACAACGGACATAACTAAGAAAATTATGTTACATTTTCTGAGTATAAGATCAGCAACGACAGCAAGGAATACCTAAGAACGGAAGCCAAATTAGTGCAAAATTGGTTTATGGAATTCTTGCATTCCGTCTATTTTAAAGCATTATGTTGATTGGATCCCATTAGGAATCCTCTTCTTATTTTAATAGCCAATATGCGAATGAGAAAGTGAGCTTAGGAATCACTCAATATCCTCAAGGTTCTAAAGTTCTTGTGTTTTAGCTCCCAGTAACATTTCCAGGTTATGTTGTCTGACATGGAGGCTGATTATTCTTACCAGTGTTGCTCGGCATGCTCCTACTTTTATCTTTCATTAGGTTCACAGGCAGTATACTTGATTATAGGGGATTATCTGTTGACCTGGAACAACCTAAGAATTGGAGTTGTTAATATCCTCCCTGAAGTCCTTGAACTTTTAGAGGAGGGCTGGTAGCTTATTAAAAGAAGGAATCACCTTCGCACCTGGAATGtacattcaacttcaaagtaGAGTTCTGCTGGTCCAAATCTTCACTTTTTGACAGTGTTTTAGCTTACCTAATTTCAAATGGTTACTGTGATAATTTTAGGTTATAGATAGAAggattttgttcctttttatTCAAACTGTGGCAAATGGTTGTAATTAAGCTTTTAAGTATTGAACAAAGACCTTTCACTGTATTTCTCCCTTCTGAAGTTTGTCAATGAGGTGGTGAATCTTCTTCTGTTTTTCCCTGGTATTGCATTTGGTGACTCTTTTTTGTGTTTCCTTTTATTCATATCTTTTAAATTCTTGTTGCTCCTATTAATTGCATTATGATGAAATACACAAAAGATtcacctcaaaaaaaaaaaaaaaagacaaaagatTATACTACgcagttattatttattaggtTTCAGTTGAAATTATGGTGTCGTTTTGCTGCAACTTTGAGGCTCATTTCGGTGTTTTCAGTCATTTTTTTCATGGTCCTTCCAAAGTGCACGTTGGTCAGTACAGTGTTACCTAAATCTCTAATAACCCCACGAACTGCGTACCGAAAAAGcgaattataacatgaaaaAGGTAAACTTTTGGTCTAATTTAGCAAATTAGGTAGCGAATTGTGTACCCGTACCCAGTCTCATACTAGCGAATCAGGTAACACTGGTCAGTAGAAGCACTCAGTAGTTTCCAAATGCCCCTTGTCCCCCTCTTCTCATAGGAAGCCATTTTCCCGTATTTACAACTATGATGAAATTAGTTTCATACTCAAAATTGTATATCATAGAAAGAGGGGAATAGTGTTCCAATTTCGAAGCGTATGCTATGCTTGCCATCTTCAAGTTATGCTTGTCATATTTCTTAGCATGACAAcgattttataaattatttcaGGTTAATCGTTTAGAGACTGAAGGTTTCTATGGAGGTGTGCGTTTGTTAATGGCCATCTGTAAAATATTCTACAAGTACTGCAAAAATAATCTCATTGATCTTCATGAGAGGAATTTTACCCTATCATATGATACAAATATTCCTCGACAGgtgatttctctctcttttaatattGTTGGTTATGCAATTATTCATACTTGTATTGCTTAATTTATGCGCGAAATTTATTCAGTCCAGTCTTCTGCAGTATATGCTGAATTTTATTTTGACTCTCAGACAGGACTTTCAGGTTCTAGTGCCATTGTATGCGCTGCCCTGAACTGTATGCTTGACTTCTACAAAATAAGGCACCTGGTTAGGGTAGAGGAGAGGCCTAATCTTATTTTGGATGCTGAGAAAGAGCTTGGGATTGTTGCTGGTCTACAAGATCGGGTGGCACAAGTTTACGGGGGAGTTGTTTTTATGGTATCACATCGGTGCATGTAGTAGACCTTTAATTTTAACCGATTATCTACATTTTCCTGACCTGGACTCCTTTTTCTTAGGACTTCGGCAAAACTCACATGGAAAAACTTGGACATGGTATTTATTCACCAATGGATATTAGTCTGCTTCCTCCTCTCTACCTCATCTATGCTGAAAATCCTAGTGACTCTGGGAAGGTCAGAAAAAAACATTCATCTATGTCTAATACTCTAATTTTCATTGTCATCTCCATTCTTTTCTTGTACATCCTTGTGCACCCTCTGTTATAATGCTATTAATGCAAACTGCAGCAACAATACCAGTAGGGTGAAGCTGTCCGGTACATGCTGTTTGGCGTTGGCACTAAACCCAAACCAAACCGTAAATTACGGTTTGGGACTTTTTCCCTAACCAAACCGGATCATATAAGTCACCAAGTTGGACACCGTATTAATCCGGTTTGACGAGGTTTGGTTTGCAGGTCAATGAcatacttttttcttttttttgggcAAATAAGCATTATATTAAACCAAAAAGAACAATCTTTTGTACAAACTAAACCAACACCTAGGCAAACAACACACTCCAACCCTTAAAGAATGAGAATGAACTAACCTAAAAACAAGCCTAGCTATAGAATCATAAAACCAAAAATACACAAAAACAAAtaacccaaattcttatatgagactgtcctcaccatcaactgatggtgagaccagttcacacttgcgaatttaggtatgttacttctatagttcagacatgttactttttttataattttaga contains:
- the LOC110795458 gene encoding uncharacterized protein, which gives rise to MNSDSNSSSSSSSGLFDYMVNDFVEWHESITERRKEDELIEEAINTSVVPLVTSTYQVPFTPEPTYQRWYVPRDREDADIRLYNDYFSPRPLYTDDMFHRRFRMRKNVFTRIVNQLRESNVYFQQRPDDTGRLGASPLQKCTAAIRMLAYGTSADAVDEYHKLASSTARECLYHFVEGVVSEFGPEYLRRANTTDTKRLLRESHIRGFPGMMGSIDCMHWEWKNCPRAWKGMYQGRSKTSTIILEAVASQDLWIWHAFFGTPGSCNDINVLQRSPVFSDICEGRAPDVSFNVNGNTYNMGYYLTDGIYLKWATFIPTIKHPQTGKHKLFTKKQESYRKDVERAFGVLQARFAIIRQPGLAWSTEILWKIVMACIIMHNMIVEDERDGYLHYDASEFINDQPQNVVGSSNGNNNQPFIVRNGRLDRLNLSGYMANRNNVRDRETHIALKNDLVEHIWGRFGNE
- the LOC110795445 gene encoding glucuronokinase 1 isoform X2, whose product is MTDVIQHKAYARIGLLGNPSDVYYGNTISISITNFWASVKLEPSEHLIVKPHHFHDLVEFDSLNHLVNRLETEGFYGGVRLLMAICKIFYKYCKNNLIDLHERNFTLSYDTNIPRQTGLSGSSAIVCAALNCMLDFYKIRHLVRVEERPNLILDAEKELGIVAGLQDRVAQVYGGVVFMDFGKTHMEKLGHGIYSPMDISLLPPLYLIYAENPSDSGKVHSTVRKRWLDGDDFIRSTMKEVANLAVEGRQVLLQKDYAKLASLMNHNFDLRSMFGDDALGEMNLKMVEIAREVGAASKFTGSGGAVVAFCPAGPLQVELLQEACEKAGFIIQPVQVASSFLNDMDLGNSSST
- the LOC110795445 gene encoding glucuronokinase 1 isoform X1, giving the protein MTDVIQHKAYARIGLLGNPSDVYYGNTISISITNFWASVKLEPSEHLIVKPHHFHDLVEFDSLNHLVNRLETEGFYGGVRLLMAICKIFYKYCKNNLIDLHERNFTLSYDTNIPRQTGLSGSSAIVCAALNCMLDFYKIRHLVRVEERPNLILDAEKELGIVAGLQDRVAQVYGGVVFMDFGKTHMEKLGHGIYSPMDISLLPPLYLIYAENPSDSGKVHSTVRKRWLDGDDFIRSTMKEVANLAVEGRQVLLQKDYAKLASLMNHNFDLRRSMFGDDALGEMNLKMVEIAREVGAASKFTGSGGAVVAFCPAGPLQVELLQEACEKAGFIIQPVQVASSFLNDMDLGNSSST